One genomic window of Fusarium fujikuroi IMI 58289 draft genome, chromosome FFUJ_chr01 includes the following:
- a CDS encoding related to PBP1-Pab1p interacting protein yields MPVPKKDGIAGGGSGGKQNGGRAAFRTDTAISKNRFGNERVLQPWVPDSNDTFNGSLEKSSGSGNWDQFAENERLFGLKTNYDENFYTTAIDKNHPEYRERIAAADRKAREIERSAPTTAHVAEERIMDYVGGDDGGDEEDKYSGVRRQDFPPLSAGRENKYTPPAKRAPAAQSSVKGAPIDPAIISSQIKAPPKKQAPSAPEESKVQSSDAIKNGSMPKTEAQKAPTEVKVTEPSINDSKPANGKGAETKSSDTAKAAPAPGSQAAPTPSATSTVEHDVLKEFKTFASQQRQNAEKARSNKAKQDKEVKLTELKKFANSFKLSTPVPTDLVSIIAKDPLKQQEIQAKAIKNAEEVAKAKATAVTKDKVAPSKDSQAKTSGQGATAGASAPPSDTRAARGPASAQPTPAAGGQPRHPGARQQYAQQPYLGQQYRNNRPHVPPQQQTGTLAQRLRNVEQQKYSQPPAAHQGHTPSQETRAPPTGPASGVEAGYNRRLSGNPSHIGAKLNPNSHEFRPSPFAAAFNPNSHASAASSPRSAANNVDASASSGVSDGQLIRRKTKAIDVKKCYILSHIQTLTPPQGRNWDENAGLRPSFDTLPTWRQLQDNEKPESTMHLTYKEYFERQPFGGPALATPNPQHVVPQIPHQHQLPFHLQQGANMAPRGSPHMPPMQMHTPQHGHVPHPPYGNDDHRMMHSNSAQSFASPRLGNVPVAYNSPQVPYNQAVFMGPGTPQMNQFRNFSNNHQYMTPQQGQMGGPMMMPQQFIPGPQGMVPGPQMMYPGGHPQFMPPSGPQPVPGVNGYPSPGRPAAPMMAHQGSQQGQPMYGMSPNVQYNQPVFNQGQQGGPMRGGYSSPVPQHFGTSPQQGHQYGGQHRGGNNYGKGYGGQGTHQTPQANHAVPATSHPRPSEASEEAK; encoded by the exons ATGCCTGTTCCGAAGAAGGATGGAATAGCTGGTGGGGGGTCTGGGGGCAAACAGAATG GAGGTCGGGCTGCATTTCGAACCGACACTGCCATCTCCAAAAATCGATTCGGTAACGAGCGGGTTCTTCAACCTTGGGTCCCCGATTCGAACGATACCTTCAATGGCAGCCTTGAGAAGTCTAGCGGCAGCGGTAATTGGGATCAGTTCGCCGAGAATGAGAGGCTCTTTGGACTGAAAACCAATTACGATGAGAATTTCTACACTACCGCTATTGACAAGAACCACCCAGAATACAGAGAGAGGATAGCTGCGGCAGACAGGAAGGCGCGCGAAATTGAACGCAGCGCGCCCACTACTGCTCACGTGGCTGAGGAACGTATCATGGACTACGTCGGCGGAGATGATGGgggtgatgaagaggacaa ATACAGCGGTGTTCGGCGTCAAGACTTCCCGCCTCTGTCTGCTGGGCGTGAGAACAAATACACTCCACCAGCCAAGCGGGCACCCGCGGCTCAATCTAGTGTCAAAGGTGCCCCTATTGACCCTGCAATCATTTCTTCCCAGATCAAAGCACCGCCCAAGAAACAAGCTCCGTCAGCCCCTGAAGAGTCCAAAGTTCAGTCCTCCGACGCTATCAAGAACGGATCAATGCCGAAAACCGAAGCGCAGAAAGCTCCGACAGAAGTCAAGGTCACAGAGCCCTCGATCAATGACTCCAAGCCTGCTAATGGAAAGGGGGCCGAGACTAAGTCAAGCGACACCGCCAAAGCTGCCCCAGCTCCTGGAAGTCAGGCTGCTCCTACTCCCAGTGCTACCTCCACAGTTGAACACGATGTGTTGAAGGAATTCAAGACATTTGCTAGCCAGCAAAGACAGAACGCCGAGAAGGCCAGAAGCAACAAAGCCAAGCAGGACAAAGAGGTCAAGTTAACAGAGTTAAAGAAGTTTGCCAACTCTTTCAAACTCTCAACCCCAGTCCCTACAGATTTAGTCTCCATCATAGCCAAAGACCCTCTCAAGCAACAAGAGATCCAGGCTAAGGCTATAAAAAATGCCGAAGAGgtggccaaggccaaggctacTGCCGTGACAAAGGATAAGGTTGCTCCATCAAAAGACTCCCAGGCTAAAACGTCTGGTCAAGGTGCCACGGCTGGTGCATCTGCTCCTCCCAGTGATACCCGAGCAGCCCGTGGTCCTGCTAGTGCTCAGCCTACGCCTGCAGCCGGGGGACAACCTCGCCATCCTGGTGCTCGCCAACAGTATGCTCAACAGCCCTATCTTGGGCAGCAGTATCGAAACAACCGTCCCCATGTACCTCCGCAACAACAAACTGGCACTCTGGCTCAGCGATTACGCAATGTTGAACAACAAAAATACTCCCAGCCTCCTGCAGCCCACCAGGGACACACTCCTAGTCAGGAAACCCGTGCTCCTCCAACAGGACCAGCTAGCGGTGTCGAAGCTGGCTATAACCGACGCCTCAGCGGCAACCCCAGCCATATAGGTGCAAAGCTGAACCCGAATAGCCACGAGTTTAGGCCCAGCCCGTTCGCGGCTGCCTTTAATCCCAATAGCCACGCCAGTGCAGCCTCGAGTCCTCGATCTGCTGCTAACAATGTCGATGCCTCAGCAAGCAGTGGTGTTTCCGACGGTCAGCTCATCCGCCGTAAGACAAAGGCCATTGATGTCAAGAAATGTTATATACTGTCTCATATCCAGACCTTGACACCCCCTCAAGGGAGAAACTGGGACGAAAACGCCGGCCTGCGCCCATCCTTCGATACACTACCTACTTGGCGGCAACTCCAAGACAATGAGAAGCCTGAGTCAACGATGCATTTGACTTACAAAGAATACTTCGAACGCCAGCCATTTGGCGGTCCTGCGTTGGCTACCCCGAACCCTCAGCATGTTGTCCCTCAGATTccacaccaacatcaactacCATTCCACCTCCAGCAGGGCGCGAACATGGCTCCAAGGGGCTCGCCTCATATGCCTCCTATGCAGATGCACACACCTCAGCATGGTCATGTTCCCCATCCGCCATATGGAAACGACGATCACCGCATGATGCACTCAAACTCAGCCCAGTCTTTTGCTTCACCCCGCCTCGGCAACGTGCCTGTAGCCTACAATTCTCCGCAAGTACCTTATAACCAGGCGGTATTCATGGGGCCCGGCACGCCTCAGATGAATCAGTTCCGCAATTTCTCTAATAATCATCAATACATGACTCCTCAGCAGGGTCAGATGGGTGgtccgatgatgatgccgcAACAGTTCATACCTGGACCTCAAGGAATGGTTCCTGGCCCGCAGATGATGTATCCTGGAGGACACCCGCAATTCATGCCCCCTTCTGGACCTCAGCCAGTCCCTGGTGTTAATGGCTATCCCAGCCCTGGTCGTCCCGCGGCGCCGATGATGGCGCATCAGGGGTCACAACAAGGCCAGCCCATGTATGGAATGAGCCCCAACGTGCAGTACAACCAGCCCGTTTTCAACCAAGGTCAGCAAGGCGGTCCAA TGAGGGGCGGGTATAGTAGCCCTGTGCCTCAACACTTTGGCACAAGTCCACAGCAGGGCCACCAGTATGGCGGGCAGCACCGAGGCGGCAATAACTATGGTAAAGGATATGGCGGCCAAGGAACGCACCAGACGCCCCAAGCTAACCACGCGGTGCCGGCCACCAGCCACCCTCGACCCTCAGAGGCttcagaagaagccaaaTAA